A single window of Pseudarthrobacter psychrotolerans DNA harbors:
- a CDS encoding molybdopterin-dependent oxidoreductase produces MKKLLNWLKSPAAMAALAGVAAAAVVLSVAELIGAFFTARATPVIALGSTFIDFTPLWMKNFAVETFGTNDKAALFAGMGLTIFLLACVLGVVAYRKWALGVAGVLLMGAVIVISVVTRASVKPLDAIPTVLGTVAGLVVLRLLIAPLWRLKSWPEAPADTGAEEPDRPATSRRRFFAAAGITVIGAGIAATGGRLLSAARSNISKAREALQLPTPAKAAAAVPAGVQSPAAGVGPWLTPNGDFYRIDTALSVPEINADDWELRVHGLVEQEVRLTFQDLLDADLIESHVTLTCVSNPVGGNLAGNARWLGLPIREVLKRARPKDGADMVLSTSIDGFSASTPLEVLQDDRDAMLAIGMNGEPLPLEHGYPVRMVVPGLYGFVSATKWVVDLEVTRFADSKAYWTQRGWSERGPIKTMARVEVPKSFAKVPAGRVAIGGTAWAQTRGITKVEVQIDNNPWAEAVLSTEASLITWRQWSFDWEATPGPHYIKVRATDGTGEVQTDQRADPVPDGASGWQSVMVTVE; encoded by the coding sequence ATGAAGAAGCTTCTGAACTGGCTCAAGAGTCCCGCCGCAATGGCCGCGCTGGCAGGCGTGGCGGCTGCCGCCGTCGTACTTTCCGTTGCAGAACTGATCGGAGCGTTCTTTACCGCCCGGGCTACCCCGGTGATCGCGCTGGGGTCCACCTTCATCGACTTCACCCCGCTGTGGATGAAGAACTTTGCCGTCGAAACGTTCGGCACCAATGACAAAGCAGCCCTGTTCGCGGGGATGGGCCTGACCATCTTCCTGCTGGCCTGCGTGCTGGGTGTGGTGGCCTACCGCAAGTGGGCGCTGGGCGTGGCCGGCGTGCTGCTGATGGGCGCGGTGATCGTGATCAGTGTGGTGACACGGGCCAGCGTGAAACCGTTGGATGCCATCCCCACCGTGCTGGGAACAGTGGCCGGGCTGGTGGTGCTGCGGCTGCTGATCGCCCCGCTCTGGCGGCTGAAGTCCTGGCCCGAGGCACCCGCCGACACGGGTGCCGAGGAACCTGACCGGCCCGCCACCAGCCGCCGCCGCTTCTTCGCCGCCGCCGGAATCACAGTGATCGGCGCCGGCATCGCGGCCACAGGCGGACGCCTGCTCAGTGCCGCGCGCAGCAACATCTCCAAGGCCCGCGAGGCCCTGCAGCTGCCCACCCCGGCAAAGGCCGCCGCGGCTGTGCCCGCCGGTGTCCAGTCGCCCGCTGCCGGCGTCGGCCCGTGGCTGACCCCGAACGGTGACTTCTACCGGATCGACACCGCCCTGAGCGTTCCGGAAATCAACGCCGATGACTGGGAGCTCCGGGTGCACGGGCTGGTGGAGCAGGAGGTCCGCCTCACGTTCCAGGACCTGCTCGACGCCGACCTCATCGAATCGCACGTGACCCTCACCTGTGTCTCCAATCCCGTGGGCGGCAACCTCGCCGGTAATGCGCGCTGGCTCGGCCTGCCCATCCGCGAGGTCCTCAAGCGGGCACGTCCCAAGGACGGCGCGGACATGGTGCTGTCGACCTCGATCGATGGCTTCAGTGCCTCCACGCCGCTGGAAGTCCTGCAGGATGACCGCGACGCCATGCTGGCGATCGGCATGAACGGCGAGCCCCTGCCGCTGGAGCACGGCTACCCGGTGCGCATGGTGGTCCCCGGGCTGTACGGCTTTGTCTCCGCCACCAAGTGGGTGGTGGACCTGGAAGTGACACGGTTCGCGGACAGCAAGGCCTACTGGACCCAGCGCGGCTGGTCCGAGCGCGGCCCCATCAAGACCATGGCACGGGTGGAAGTCCCGAAGTCCTTCGCCAAGGTGCCGGCCGGCCGGGTGGCGATCGGCGGCACTGCGTGGGCACAGACCCGGGGCATCACCAAGGTGGAAGTCCAGATCGACAACAACCCCTGGGCCGAGGCCGTCCTGTCCACCGAGGCGTCCCTCATCACGTGGCGCCAGTGGTCCTTCGACTGGGAAGCCACGCCCGGACCGCACTACATCAAGGTGCGCGCCACTGACGGAACAGGCGAGGTCCAGACCGATCAGCGGGCCGATCCGGTACCCGACGGAGCCTCCGGCTGGCAGTCCGTCATGGTCACCGTGGAGTAG
- a CDS encoding asparaginase, which translates to MPHNPHATFTVDSAVELAVVERSGFVESRHIGSAVVLSADGSVVTELGDIRTPLYARSALKPLQALASMQSGVPLRGAQVALACGSHVGSLDHMDVVEGMLKAAGVREDQLQCPAAWPKDETARNWLVRSERGRSKLAFNCSGKHAAFLWACTENGWDTHSYLEPNHPLQQRVRSVIEEYAGERIAHLGIDGCGAPVAAISLTGLARAFSLLAKAPGDKNSNARAATIATSMLDYPWAVQGRGEANTIVMDELGIIAKIGAEGVLAMATPQGVSVAIKMLDGNLRATSLVGLTLLAAVGAVDIPGVSSVLEKVVAPVMGGSHEVGKIRLGPAVSALLA; encoded by the coding sequence ATGCCGCACAACCCGCATGCCACGTTCACCGTGGACTCCGCCGTCGAACTCGCTGTTGTTGAACGAAGCGGTTTTGTGGAGTCCCGGCACATTGGCTCCGCCGTCGTCCTGTCCGCCGACGGGTCCGTTGTCACCGAACTGGGCGACATCAGGACTCCCCTGTACGCACGGTCCGCGCTCAAACCGCTGCAGGCATTGGCATCCATGCAGTCCGGAGTCCCCCTGCGCGGCGCGCAGGTGGCGCTGGCCTGCGGCAGCCACGTCGGTTCCCTGGACCATATGGATGTGGTGGAGGGGATGCTCAAGGCCGCCGGCGTGCGGGAAGACCAGCTGCAGTGCCCCGCCGCCTGGCCCAAAGACGAGACGGCCCGCAACTGGCTGGTGCGTTCCGAACGCGGCAGGTCCAAGCTCGCGTTCAACTGCTCAGGAAAACACGCCGCCTTCCTGTGGGCCTGCACGGAAAACGGCTGGGACACCCACAGCTACCTCGAGCCGAACCATCCGCTGCAGCAGCGCGTCCGCAGCGTGATCGAGGAATACGCCGGCGAACGGATCGCGCACCTGGGCATTGACGGGTGCGGCGCCCCCGTTGCCGCCATTTCGCTGACCGGGCTGGCCCGCGCGTTCTCGCTGCTGGCCAAGGCTCCGGGCGACAAGAACTCCAACGCCCGCGCCGCCACCATCGCCACGTCCATGCTCGACTACCCGTGGGCCGTCCAGGGCCGCGGCGAGGCCAACACCATCGTGATGGACGAGCTGGGCATCATCGCCAAGATCGGGGCCGAGGGGGTCCTGGCCATGGCCACACCCCAGGGCGTCTCGGTGGCCATCAAGATGCTGGACGGGAACCTGCGCGCCACGTCGCTGGTGGGCCTGACCCTCCTGGCCGCGGTTGGCGCCGTGGATATCCCGGGCGTCTCCAGCGTCCTGGAGAAAGTGGTTGCCCCGGTGATGGGCGGCAGCCACGAGGTGGGCAAGATCCGCCTGGGTCCGGCCGTGTCCGCTCTTCTGGCCTGA
- a CDS encoding HAD family hydrolase has product MITQSHALVRGRRRGVLFDVDGTLVDSAYIHTVAWWQAFRQHQHDVPMASIHRCVGMGGARLVDTLLPADRNRDADAEILASHAAVFAQSWPSLRPFDGAKELLAQCHAGGLAVALASSARTQDLAATRRALGADSFIHAATSANDAKASKPAPDILVAALEAVGVAAAGAVYVGDAVWDMQAAAALGIPAIGVTCGGTSAAELREAGAAEVYAGPRDILDNLQASAIGKLLALESNPAGA; this is encoded by the coding sequence GTGATCACCCAAAGCCATGCCCTGGTCCGCGGCCGGCGGCGGGGCGTGCTCTTTGATGTTGACGGGACCCTGGTGGACTCCGCCTATATCCACACCGTGGCGTGGTGGCAGGCGTTCCGCCAGCACCAGCATGATGTCCCCATGGCCTCCATCCACCGCTGCGTCGGGATGGGCGGAGCCCGCTTGGTTGACACCCTCCTTCCTGCTGACCGGAACCGGGACGCCGACGCCGAAATCCTGGCCAGCCACGCGGCGGTCTTCGCACAGAGCTGGCCATCGCTGCGCCCGTTCGACGGCGCCAAGGAGCTGCTTGCCCAGTGCCACGCCGGTGGCCTCGCCGTCGCCCTGGCATCATCCGCGCGAACGCAGGATCTGGCGGCCACCCGCAGGGCCCTCGGTGCCGACTCGTTCATCCATGCCGCCACCAGCGCCAACGATGCGAAGGCAAGCAAGCCTGCGCCGGACATCCTGGTGGCAGCGCTGGAAGCTGTTGGTGTTGCCGCGGCCGGCGCCGTGTACGTGGGCGATGCAGTGTGGGACATGCAGGCCGCTGCGGCGCTGGGCATCCCCGCTATCGGCGTTACCTGCGGCGGGACCAGCGCCGCTGAACTCCGCGAGGCCGGTGCGGCCGAGGTCTATGCCGGGCCCCGGGACATCCTGGACAACCTGCAGGCAAGCGCCATCGGCAAGCTGCTGGCGCTGGAATCGAACCCCGCCGGTGCCTAG
- a CDS encoding glycoside hydrolase family 15 protein, whose amino-acid sequence MARIEDYAVVGDLHTGALVSTEGSIDWLCLPRFDSPACFNALLDTPEAGRWLLAPAGGGTCTRRGYRDGTLILETEWETPEGTVRVIDFMPPRDEVADIVRIVEGLSGSVRMHGELALRFDYGHIIPWVRRDKHGLHAVAGPDSVYFVTKAPLHGENMHSVSDFTVQPGERIPFVLTWAPSHVPRPHTVDAEVVLGTTEAFWRGWASQCTVQGKYQDAVVRSLVTLKALTYAPTGGIVAAVTTSLPEQLGGPRNWDYRYCWLRDATMTLQALLAAGYTTEAAAWRDWLLRAVAGDPADLQIMYGIHGERRLPEMELPWLAGYENSKPVRTGNGAAEQLQLDVWGEVLDCLALTRNSLLKHTDESWDVQVALMQHLETIWDQPDNGLWEMRGPRRHFTHSKVMAWVAADRMVKGVRDFGLPGPAERWEALRDTIHRDVMANGFDPARNTFVQSYGRPELDASLLLIPRVGFLPPDDPRVLGTIDAIQRELTDDGFVLRYRPADSDDGLPGGEGVFLACSFWLVEALLGAGRNEESTVLFERLLELRNDVGLLSEEWAVGAGRQLGNTPQAFSHFALVTSALELHQDTVRRSDTPIPPETERVGQ is encoded by the coding sequence ATGGCGCGCATCGAAGACTATGCAGTTGTTGGCGACCTCCACACCGGCGCCCTGGTCAGTACCGAGGGTTCCATCGACTGGCTTTGCCTGCCGCGTTTCGACTCCCCGGCATGTTTCAACGCCCTCCTGGACACGCCGGAGGCCGGCCGCTGGTTGCTTGCGCCGGCGGGCGGCGGCACCTGCACCAGGCGCGGCTACCGGGACGGGACCCTGATCCTGGAAACAGAATGGGAGACCCCGGAGGGCACTGTCAGGGTTATTGACTTCATGCCGCCACGTGACGAGGTGGCGGATATCGTGCGGATCGTGGAGGGCTTGAGCGGAAGCGTCAGGATGCATGGCGAACTGGCGCTGAGGTTCGATTACGGGCACATCATTCCCTGGGTGCGTCGGGACAAGCACGGCCTCCATGCCGTGGCCGGCCCCGACTCCGTCTACTTTGTCACCAAGGCGCCCCTTCACGGCGAGAACATGCACTCCGTCAGCGACTTCACAGTCCAGCCGGGGGAGCGCATTCCCTTTGTCCTGACGTGGGCACCCAGCCACGTTCCCCGCCCGCACACAGTTGACGCAGAGGTGGTGCTGGGCACCACCGAGGCCTTCTGGCGCGGGTGGGCGTCCCAGTGCACCGTGCAGGGCAAGTACCAGGATGCCGTGGTCCGTTCGCTGGTGACCCTGAAGGCGTTGACCTACGCCCCCACGGGCGGCATCGTGGCCGCGGTCACCACGTCCCTGCCGGAACAGCTTGGAGGCCCCCGCAACTGGGACTACCGCTACTGCTGGTTGCGGGACGCCACCATGACGCTGCAGGCGCTGCTGGCCGCCGGCTACACCACCGAGGCTGCCGCTTGGCGTGACTGGCTGCTCCGCGCCGTGGCAGGGGATCCGGCCGACCTGCAGATCATGTACGGAATCCATGGCGAACGCAGGCTTCCGGAGATGGAACTGCCCTGGCTTGCCGGGTACGAGAACTCGAAACCGGTACGGACCGGGAACGGCGCTGCCGAGCAGCTTCAGCTGGACGTCTGGGGCGAGGTGCTGGACTGCCTCGCGCTGACCAGGAACTCGCTGCTGAAACACACCGATGAGTCCTGGGATGTCCAGGTTGCCCTGATGCAGCACCTGGAGACCATCTGGGACCAGCCGGATAACGGCCTCTGGGAGATGCGCGGGCCACGGCGCCATTTCACACATTCAAAGGTGATGGCCTGGGTGGCCGCGGACCGGATGGTCAAGGGCGTCCGCGATTTTGGCCTGCCCGGCCCCGCCGAACGCTGGGAGGCCCTTCGCGACACCATCCACCGGGACGTCATGGCCAACGGCTTCGACCCTGCCCGCAACACCTTTGTGCAGTCGTACGGGCGGCCCGAACTGGATGCCAGCCTGCTGCTGATTCCGCGGGTGGGCTTCCTGCCGCCCGACGATCCCCGCGTGTTGGGGACCATTGACGCCATCCAGCGGGAGCTGACCGACGACGGTTTTGTGCTGCGATACCGTCCCGCCGACAGCGACGACGGCCTCCCGGGAGGCGAAGGCGTTTTCCTGGCGTGTTCCTTCTGGTTGGTGGAGGCTCTGCTGGGCGCAGGGCGCAACGAGGAATCCACCGTACTCTTCGAGCGACTCCTGGAACTGCGCAACGATGTGGGTCTGCTCAGTGAGGAATGGGCCGTCGGGGCGGGGCGGCAGCTGGGCAATACGCCCCAGGCTTTCAGCCACTTCGCGCTTGTGACAAGCGCTCTTGAGCTTCATCAGGATACAGTTCGCCGAAGTGACACACCTATTCCCCCGGAGACCGAAAGGGTAGGGCAATGA
- a CDS encoding family 1 glycosylhydrolase, which produces MHISAKDLAALIPTDFTLGVATAAFQIEGALTEDGRGTAGWDVFSAKEGAIVDGHSPAVACDHYHRMPGDVALMKQLGVDSYRFSLSWPRIQPNGSGPVNPAGLAFYDRLLDELLANGISPMVTLYHWDTPLALDDAGGWMNRDTAYRLGEFAAIAAAAYGDRVARWVTVNEPATVSTNGYTMGLHSPGEALMLNALPTVHHQLLGHGLAMQALRAAGVPGEIGMTNVYSPMVPNSINPLDWMSAGLMDIAQNRLYADPVLTGKYPDLIRAAKFFGSFDHPDEDMEIISQPLDFYGLNYYMPTKVAVGPGEGAVPASMAEAMGNDLSAAGNGSTAFHVEAWPEADVTAYGWPVKPEYMAVALKEMADRYPHLPPVIITEGGASFEDIIVRDKSTNTTFIPDERRLKYLSDHLEAALKATAPGGGAEGIDLRGYYVWSLMDNFEWSAGYNQPFGLLHVDFETLERTPKASYFWLQELIEERNLTVAAGAAVAQAMEPDAEREAGD; this is translated from the coding sequence ATGCACATTTCCGCCAAGGACCTGGCCGCCCTCATCCCTACCGACTTCACGTTGGGGGTGGCCACCGCGGCCTTCCAGATCGAGGGCGCGCTCACCGAGGACGGCAGGGGCACTGCGGGCTGGGATGTGTTTTCGGCCAAGGAGGGCGCCATCGTGGACGGCCACAGCCCCGCCGTGGCCTGCGACCACTATCACCGCATGCCCGGCGACGTGGCACTCATGAAGCAGCTGGGCGTCGACTCGTACCGGTTCTCGCTGTCCTGGCCCCGGATCCAGCCCAACGGCAGCGGGCCGGTCAATCCTGCCGGGCTGGCCTTCTACGACCGGCTCCTGGACGAGCTCCTGGCCAACGGCATTTCGCCCATGGTCACCCTCTATCACTGGGACACTCCGCTGGCATTGGACGACGCCGGCGGCTGGATGAATCGCGATACCGCCTACCGCCTGGGGGAGTTCGCCGCGATCGCCGCCGCTGCGTATGGCGACCGCGTTGCCCGCTGGGTCACCGTCAACGAGCCCGCCACGGTCAGCACCAACGGCTACACCATGGGCCTGCACTCACCGGGCGAAGCGCTGATGCTCAACGCGTTGCCCACCGTGCACCACCAGCTCCTGGGCCACGGGCTCGCGATGCAGGCATTGCGGGCGGCGGGGGTCCCCGGCGAGATCGGGATGACCAACGTGTACTCGCCCATGGTCCCGAACTCCATCAACCCCCTGGACTGGATGAGTGCTGGCCTGATGGACATCGCTCAGAACCGGCTGTACGCGGACCCCGTCCTCACGGGCAAGTATCCGGATCTCATTCGCGCCGCTAAGTTCTTCGGCTCCTTCGACCATCCGGACGAGGACATGGAAATCATCTCCCAGCCGCTGGATTTCTACGGGCTGAATTACTACATGCCCACGAAGGTAGCCGTCGGCCCCGGTGAAGGGGCGGTCCCGGCGAGTATGGCGGAGGCCATGGGCAATGACCTGAGTGCAGCCGGCAACGGCTCCACGGCGTTCCACGTGGAGGCCTGGCCCGAAGCGGACGTCACCGCCTACGGTTGGCCGGTGAAGCCCGAGTACATGGCGGTGGCACTGAAGGAGATGGCGGACCGGTACCCGCATCTGCCGCCGGTGATCATCACCGAGGGCGGGGCCAGTTTCGAGGACATCATTGTCCGGGACAAGTCCACCAACACCACCTTCATCCCGGACGAGCGGCGGCTGAAGTACCTGTCGGACCACCTCGAGGCCGCACTCAAGGCCACGGCCCCGGGCGGTGGTGCCGAGGGCATTGACCTGCGCGGCTACTACGTGTGGTCGCTCATGGACAATTTCGAATGGTCGGCGGGCTACAACCAACCGTTCGGGTTGCTCCATGTTGATTTCGAGACCCTGGAGCGCACGCCGAAGGCGTCCTACTTTTGGCTTCAGGAACTCATCGAGGAGCGGAACCTTACGGTGGCGGCGGGTGCCGCCGTCGCGCAGGCCATGGAACCTGACGCTGAGCGGGAAGCCGGAGACTAG
- a CDS encoding LacI family DNA-binding transcriptional regulator, which yields MISQENSSVTPVGAAAPLKRPGRPQPVTLRQVAEAAGVSTATVSLVVNKKKTARISDETRQRVRDAIRDLGYRPNAMAQTLVSGSSRFIGLVADAIATTPFAGQIIHGAQDEAWKHGYALLIANTEGNRELETDAIAMMLEYKVRGILYSTWFHRATDIPASLRESDFVLVNCFSTEPGSRAVVPDEVQGGRSATEILLKHGHRRIAFINATIPAPARDGRLQGYKEALAAEGIPFDAGLVLEAYPDQEGGYGATEELLKRDVTAVYCYNDRMAMGLYDGLREHGMSIPDDMAVVGFDNQEVIAAHLRPRFRRCPCPTTNLVRPACGCCWASMKRPPMPPQKYTVPVWNEPRYRHWRRPSHPHILGRFGISSAARPCAILGRTRSTLSP from the coding sequence ATGATTTCGCAGGAGAACAGTTCGGTCACGCCAGTGGGTGCGGCCGCACCCCTCAAACGTCCCGGGCGCCCCCAACCCGTCACGCTCCGGCAAGTAGCCGAGGCCGCGGGCGTCTCCACTGCCACCGTCTCGCTGGTGGTGAACAAGAAAAAGACTGCACGGATTTCCGACGAGACCCGCCAACGCGTGCGGGACGCGATCCGGGATCTGGGCTACCGGCCCAATGCCATGGCGCAAACCCTGGTCAGCGGGAGTTCGCGGTTCATCGGGCTCGTCGCCGACGCCATTGCCACCACCCCTTTTGCCGGCCAGATCATCCACGGCGCCCAGGACGAGGCCTGGAAGCACGGCTATGCCCTTCTCATCGCCAACACCGAAGGCAACCGCGAGCTGGAGACGGACGCGATCGCGATGATGCTCGAATACAAGGTGCGAGGAATCCTCTACTCCACCTGGTTCCACCGGGCCACGGACATACCGGCGTCCCTTAGGGAGTCGGACTTCGTCCTCGTCAACTGCTTTTCCACGGAACCCGGCTCCCGGGCCGTGGTCCCGGATGAAGTACAGGGCGGCCGTTCGGCCACAGAGATCCTGCTGAAGCACGGCCACCGCCGGATCGCCTTCATCAACGCCACCATCCCGGCCCCGGCCAGGGACGGACGGCTCCAGGGCTACAAGGAGGCGCTGGCAGCGGAAGGCATCCCGTTCGACGCAGGCCTGGTCCTGGAAGCCTACCCGGACCAGGAAGGAGGGTACGGGGCCACCGAAGAACTCCTCAAGCGCGACGTCACGGCCGTGTACTGCTACAACGACCGAATGGCGATGGGACTTTACGACGGCCTGCGCGAGCACGGCATGTCCATCCCGGACGACATGGCGGTGGTGGGATTCGACAACCAGGAAGTCATCGCCGCCCACCTCCGGCCCCGCTTTCGACGGTGTCCCTGCCCCACTACGAACTTGGTGCGGCCGGCGTGCGGATGCTGCTGGGCCTCGATGAAGCGCCCGCCAATGCCGCCGCAAAAATATACTGTCCCAGTGTGGAACGAACCTCGGTACAGGCATTGGCGCCGGCCTAGCCACCCGCACATACTTGGCCGGTTTGGCATCTCGTCAGCAGCCCGGCCGTGTGCCATTCTGGGACGTACCCGTTCCACGCTTTCTCCTTGA
- a CDS encoding carbohydrate ABC transporter permease: MSAPAAPITRPRAVPSDSRPPLRRRRPPSLHSTLSRVLIALIVIVQVYPLAWLFITSLRTEHDFATGDPFALPKSLTWENYARAFETGNLWLNILNSFIVTMGANILIVLLGMMAAYALQVLGFRFSKFVRSLFLIGIIVPVQIALVPLFIDYSSINLLDTYPSMIIPLAGFALPMSIYLFSSFFEYIPRETYEAASLDGAGPYRIFGLITLPLSVNTVVTVVLVNSIFIWNDFIFANTFVLSEELKTIPLGLQNYIGAMGKTDWTATFAAVCVTITPLLLVFLVLNKAMIQGLESGATKG; the protein is encoded by the coding sequence ATGAGCGCGCCGGCAGCTCCGATCACCAGGCCCAGGGCAGTCCCGTCCGACAGCCGGCCGCCGCTCCGCAGGCGCCGGCCGCCCAGCCTCCACAGCACCCTGTCAAGAGTGCTCATAGCCCTCATCGTCATCGTGCAGGTTTACCCCCTCGCCTGGCTTTTCATCACCAGTCTCCGCACCGAACACGACTTCGCCACCGGCGACCCCTTCGCACTGCCGAAGTCCCTGACGTGGGAGAACTACGCCCGCGCGTTCGAGACGGGCAACCTCTGGTTGAACATCCTCAACAGCTTCATCGTCACCATGGGAGCCAATATTCTGATTGTGCTCCTGGGAATGATGGCAGCCTATGCGTTGCAGGTCCTCGGCTTCCGGTTCAGCAAGTTCGTCCGCAGCCTCTTCCTGATCGGCATCATCGTGCCGGTCCAGATCGCCCTCGTGCCGCTCTTCATCGACTACTCGAGCATCAACCTGCTCGACACGTACCCGTCGATGATCATTCCCCTGGCCGGCTTCGCCCTTCCGATGTCGATCTACCTGTTCTCCTCGTTCTTTGAATACATCCCCCGGGAAACGTACGAGGCCGCCTCTCTTGACGGAGCAGGACCGTACCGCATCTTCGGACTCATCACGCTTCCCCTGTCGGTAAATACGGTCGTGACAGTCGTCCTGGTCAACAGCATCTTCATCTGGAACGATTTCATCTTCGCCAACACCTTCGTCCTCTCCGAAGAACTGAAGACCATTCCGCTGGGCCTGCAGAATTACATCGGCGCCATGGGAAAGACCGACTGGACAGCCACGTTTGCCGCCGTCTGCGTCACCATCACGCCCCTGCTGCTGGTGTTCCTTGTGCTGAACAAAGCCATGATCCAAGGCCTGGAGAGCGGGGCGACCAAGGGATGA
- a CDS encoding sugar ABC transporter permease, translating into MLPNRSRLSVLVFLLPPLLLYCVAVLFPIVQSLFLSFFSWNGISDMEFVGLANYVRMLTGDDIFWRSFFNALGYLAICLVLQLGGALLVASLLTSMRRGRELIKTLYLLPAVISTVAIAFLFVRIYSIEPMGLLNQLLHWIGLGALERPWLSDINTVLAAVSAPEGWRFTGLYMLIIYAALLSVPQELEEAARLDGASRWQLFTKIRFPHIMPVWITTTIMATTYGLRGFDIPYLMTNGGPGQSSELLTTYMYKTAFSSTDFGYASTIAVFIVVECLVAVGLILFLLKRKADA; encoded by the coding sequence ATGCTCCCCAACAGGTCACGACTTTCTGTCCTGGTGTTCCTGCTCCCGCCCTTGCTCCTTTACTGCGTCGCCGTGCTGTTCCCCATCGTGCAGTCGCTGTTCCTCAGCTTCTTCTCCTGGAACGGCATCAGCGACATGGAGTTCGTAGGGCTCGCCAACTACGTGCGGATGCTCACCGGCGACGACATCTTCTGGCGCTCCTTCTTCAACGCCCTCGGATATCTCGCCATCTGCCTGGTGCTGCAGCTCGGCGGCGCTCTGCTCGTCGCCAGCCTCCTCACCTCAATGCGGCGCGGCCGCGAGCTCATCAAAACCCTCTACCTGCTGCCGGCGGTGATTTCCACGGTGGCCATCGCGTTCCTCTTCGTGCGCATCTACTCGATCGAACCGATGGGCCTGCTCAACCAGCTTCTCCACTGGATCGGCCTCGGCGCCCTTGAGCGGCCCTGGCTCTCGGACATCAACACTGTCCTCGCGGCAGTATCGGCGCCGGAAGGATGGCGGTTCACCGGCCTGTACATGCTCATCATCTACGCCGCGCTGCTGTCCGTCCCGCAGGAACTTGAAGAAGCCGCCCGCCTCGACGGCGCGTCCCGGTGGCAACTGTTCACCAAGATCCGCTTCCCGCACATCATGCCCGTCTGGATCACCACCACGATCATGGCAACAACCTACGGCCTGCGCGGATTCGACATCCCATACCTCATGACGAACGGCGGCCCCGGACAGTCCTCGGAGCTGCTGACCACCTACATGTACAAGACGGCCTTCTCGAGCACCGACTTCGGCTACGCCAGCACCATCGCCGTCTTCATCGTCGTCGAGTGCCTGGTCGCCGTAGGGCTCATCCTCTTCCTGCTCAAACGAAAGGCGGACGCATGA